The genome window TTATACCAACTGATTTTAAAATATCAAAAAGACATCGCGATGTGGATACATACATCTATCacactcccccccccccttcccttcttcaCCATTATATACAACCCAGCCCAACGCCCACACTCTCCCGTATCACacaaccccttctccttACTACTTCCCCCCATCATAAATATcccccacctcaacccccatcttccccagTCTCGCAACAAGCATGGTATTCTCTCTCTGCAAATCTCCCACCTGCCCCCTCAAAATCtcaatctccttcctccccacatccctctccgccctcgtcCGCTCCAGCTCCATGGCCAGatccgccctctcctccctctcctgcatcttcctcctcttttcctccttcttcttctcctcctgctgcttcttctccgccagcctcctcacctccctctcataCTTCTCCTTCTGCTTGGCAATCTCCCTCTCATGCTTCTCCTTCAGCCTCTGAAGCGCCGCTTCCTCCTTCGCCTCGTCCGATTccttgtggtggttgtgatgtCTCCTCTGGTGCGACCTCTCCAGCTTAGCCTGCGCCTTCTTCATGCGTTCCTGcagcttcttcagctccttcTCGTGCTGACTCGACAGCGAGGCCGAATGCGAAGTGTGAGCTACCgagttgttgtcgtcgttggagTGCAGGGACGAGGGCGAGACAGAAGACAAGGTGGAGGCGACGTCGTTGTGAGAGTCGGCTTTGGATAATAGTCCCGCTGCCgtgacatcatcatcgccaccaccaccctctgcGTTGTGACCTTCTGACGCAGAGGCAAAGCTGAGTTCGGATGATGTATCGctttcgtcgtcgtcgtcgttggaAAGGCTCTCTTCGTCTTCGGTAGCAATCGTCGAGCCGGCGAGGGTGGCTACCCTAGACGCAACCGCTGAGCCGGCTGCCCCGAGGGCTGATGCTATCATACCGTAAAAGCCGCTCGGGGGCGTGACCTCGCCTCGTTTTTCATGGCGGTGCACCTCCCCATTATGGTCCGTGTCACGGAGTTGATTCAACACCGAGGAATCAACCGCGCCGCCGTTTTCGATTTTCTCGGGCTTCTTTCCTTCGGCTTtgctcacctcctccccctccccttcatgGTCTCCATCAACAGCCGTCTCATAGTCATCAATCCGTTGCTGCTGAGCTTCAAACCACTTCAGAAACTGCCCCGCATCATTCACAATCCCCCCCGGAGTCCCCTTCTCAACCATAAACCTTGGCACGCTCCCCCCTGGGTCACTCCTCGTGACCATCAACCACTCGATTGCCAtttccacatcctcctcttcactaTCCTGCCTCTCTTCAatcgccttcttggccgacCTAAGAGCAGCGTCCTTGCCGTCTTTCCCATCATGCTCGCCCCAGTCACCActcgacctcgtcctcctaAGCGGCTTCACAACCGGCACCTCCCTAATCACCTCCACACTCTCATACACCCCTCTAATAAACCCCGACCGAGGCGGACAATCAGGGTGCTCCACCGGCCGACTCACAAGCATAAACTGCCTCGGCcccatccccttcttctttttatcCCCATCAgtctccttcctcaccggAGGCGTCATATGCAGCGCAATAAAATCCCTCGCTGTCGTCGGTCCTCCAAACCTCGCCGAAACCTGAAACACTGTTACTTTGTCAGCCTTtatccaacctcccccccttctcttaATTCTCCATCACTTACCCTCCATgagcccctcctccccctcaaccctctccaccaccctctccgccccGATCCCCCTGATATTCCCACATCCAggctccttcccctccctctcacaCCTCTTGAGCGTCTCTTTGAACTCCCGTctcaacgcctcctcccacctcccaaaaTCCATCCCGTGATGCAAGCTGTACCGCCCGAACCAAGCCCCCTTGCCATCTTTGGCCGATAATTTGTACACAGTAATCCCGTGGGGGTTATCCCTCGGATTAGTCTTCACCTCTTTCCACTCTTTCCTCAGTTTCTCCACCGTGGCTTTTGtctctggtgatgatgacagGACAGAGTTCAGATCGAGGGCCGCAGTCGCGGATTCGGTTTGCGATCTTGGGCGGGTTGTGGGTTgagagtgggagggggaaggagggagggagtcGACGAGGATTTGGGCGTTGGAAAAGGTGTCGGTTATGACTTTGGAGATGACCTCGGGGGAGGTGCCCGAGGAGAGGTCGGCGGTccaggaaaggggggagagggattggaaggggtggtggtgggttgagCCGCCCATCTTGTCTGTCCTGCTAAGCCAGCCCTGCaacaaggagagagagaaaagatggtgatggatgataaagagaagagaagaggaaaaaaagtaaacaaaagGCAACAGGCAGAAAGGCAAGGTGTGATCGTCAGGGGGTCCAATCGCAATCTGCCTGCCCTCTCCTATTCGagtgtgtatgtgtgtgggTGTCTGTTGGTAGCGGTCGTTGTGTCACCTCTAAAAAGGGCTTTTCGTCGTCTCCAGTTTCCGTTTGTTTGGGCTGTGCCGTCTGATAATACGAGACGCGGAGACGGAGTGGTAAAAAAGGGTCAAAAAGTCGGGTACTTTTGTCAGCGCACTCGCGAGAAGATCATAAAAAGGTACGATCTCGCAGAAAAACAAAATTAATATTGATTTTCAGATTCCAACTTGTCATTGAATTTTCCGCGTATTTGATAGCTAGCTTATAATAATTGATAGGTTGTCTATGCCTGTCACGAGCTCACACTCCCAAGCTTGCTTTGGGGAGCTTGTCGGACATTCGACGTAGGTGTTGACGTCACCACAAGGGTCGCCCCTGCTTCCAACAAACGTCACTCACTCCGGGCGGGTAGCTGCAAGGCTTCGGAAAATCATCTGGGGAAAACAGCTGCAACTAAATTTGGCTCGGATTCAGGGGAGAAGCAAAGCAGCAAGGGACTTTTGTGAATAGCATCGTGTCTCTGTATTCTTTATATGCAATGCAATAGAGACAACAATCAAGCAACGTCCCTAGTAATCGTCTAAACGCACCGCTTGCTCCATAGAAAACCCAACAATGCTATACATAATACAATACACACGTGGCGCTTCTTCTGCAAAACCAAtattcccccttttcccagcCCGCTTGCCATATCAGAACTCACTTTGCTAACTCGCCCGCACCGTTTCCCAAAGCAAACACCCAGCAATATCCTACCAACCACAAGAACTTTAACAAGCAATACAAGAAGGCGCCTTtcaaccttctccccccgGTTACTGCATCGTCTTCAGGAACCCATCTAAATCGAAACTCTCCTCGTACTGGCTGTTGTCCCACAGCTCGCCCAGCCCATCCAACCATGCTGCCCTCTTGCCCGGCTGCCGTACCTCGCCAGTCTCCACATCCACCATGTCTTCCTCCCTGCCTTCCAGCGTTTCTTTAGGTTTGTCTGATATCAGACTGGGGCCAGAGTCGCCCAGATTGAACAGGTCCAAAATCTGATCCGTGTCCATGGTTGCGAGCCCTGCGTTTTGTTGATTAACCACGGTGCTGGCCACGTCGATCTTGAAGCGCTGCAGGCTGAGGATCTTCTCTTCCAGAGTGCCGCGAGTGATGAGCCGGTACACGTTGACCACCTTCTTCTGACCGATACGATGGGCGCGATCCATGGCCTGGAGATCCTTTTGAGGATTCCAGTCGTGCTCGACGAAAATGACCGTGTCGGCACCCGTCAGGTTCAACCCCAGACCACCGacgctggtggtgagaagtAGTACGTCATAGGAGGGGTCGCTATTGAACTTGTTGACAATGTCTTGGCGACGGTTCGCTTCGACTGAACCGTCCAGTCGGAGATATTGTGTCGAGGGAAGCATGCCCTTGAGCACCGTGTTCTGCACCATGTCCAGCATTTCTTTCATCTGACAGAAAATCAGAGCACGGTGAGGCTTGATCGGCGTGTACAGCGGGTCGCTCGACTCCTGCCCTTCGACACCAATCCCACACTCCACCAAAAGATCTCGGAGCGCTGTCAGTTTTGGTGCGTGCGCCGGATCCTCCAGGCTTGTGCCCTGCCTGGCCAGGAACTTCTGCGTGTCGTCATAGGCCCTGTGGCCTGGTTTCATGACAAGGGCCGGCGAGTTGCAGAGCTTGCGCATGTATTGCAACGCCTGGAAGATGTGCTGTTTGGCCTCCTTGTCATCCCGCCCAGCCTCCTCCGTAATCGTCTTGGCTTCCTTCTTGGTAAAATCCTCAAACAGTTTGAGCTGGAGGTCGCTGAGGTCGCAGTAGTAGTTTTGCAGAATCTTGGGTGGCAGGTCGTTgagcacctcctccttgagaCGACGCAGCAGGAAGGGAAGGACTTGCTTGTGAAGAGCTTCGATGGCCAATGCACCGGCTTCTTGCTCCTTGGACGAGGCCTTGCTGTTGCGACTGTTTGCAATAGGCTTTGCAAACCGGTCCTGGAACACCTTTTCGGCACCGAGGAAGCCGGGCATGAGGAAGTCAAACAAGGACCACAGCTCCAGCACGTTGTTCTGAATGGGTGTGCCGGTCAAGATGAGCCGGTGGTTGCTGGCGAGCCGCTTGACAGCCATCGAAAGCTTGGACTTGGGGTTCTTGATGAGATGACCTTCATCAAGCACCACATAGTTCCAGTTATACTTTTCAATGATTTCGATATCATTGCGGCAAACATCGTATGAGGTGATGACAATGTCCGTCTCGTCCAGAGTGTCTTTCATGGCCTTACGTTCCGCGGGGGGTCCAACATAGGCCGTGACGCTGAGGAACGGGGCGTAAGCCTTGATCTCTTGCTGCCAATGCCCCGATAGCGTAGGCGGGCAGACGATCAAAGACGGAAGCCTCCGGACATCAGGGGAACCCGTCTTGGCATACTCCTCAGCACGGTTGTGGTGATCGCTGGCTACGATGCAGATAGTTTGCAGCGTTTTACCAAGACCCATGTCATCGCAGAGAATGCCGTGAAGGTGATACTTGTTGAGGAAGTGCAGCCAGTTGACCCCCTCCTGCTGGTACGACCGCAGCTCCGCCTTGATGGCAACGGGAATCCGAAAAGGTTCCACCTTCTTCGGGTCAAGTAGCTGACCGATGAAAGTCCGCTCTCTGTCACGGCCCTTGAGCAGCTCCTCTGAGAGTCCGGGAGGGTCGGGGATACCCGCCTCAAGCGGCACCAACTTGACCAGCGTGGCAAAGGATGTGGTGGCGATCAGTCTGATCTCGTTGTCTGAATCGCTCATGCGGCCCAGCACAGGCACGATGAGGAAAATGACATAGGGAAGGATCCTGTCGCCCATGACAGCGATCAAGTGATAGATGACTTCGATAGCACCCTGTCGGAAGTTGAGGTCTAGTGGGTTGTTGATAGATGGCAAAACCTTCTCTACCAGAGTCGTCATGCCTTCGATAGTGATGACACTGCAGATGGTCGCCATGCATTTGGCGGCCATGTACCTGAATACGGATAAGTCTGAGTGCAGCGCCTTGATGACCAGAGGCACCTGCTGCATAACAAAAGGATGAAGGCCCGGGTGTAGTGTTGGCACCATGGTCCGGATGACAGACATGGCATCGACGATCTCTTGGCCAAAGGTGCTCTCTGGATCTCTTGCCTCTGCCGGGAGGGAGCCGGTGAAGGCTCTCACCAAGGGCTCTTCCATAAACGTCTGCAGGCTCGGAACGCGGGCTAGGAGAT of Podospora pseudopauciseta strain CBS 411.78 chromosome 7 map unlocalized CBS411.78m_7, whole genome shotgun sequence contains these proteins:
- a CDS encoding uncharacterized protein (COG:S; EggNog:ENOG503NYTU), which codes for MGGSTHHHPFQSLSPLSWTADLSSGTSPEVISKVITDTFSNAQILVDSLPPSPSHSQPTTRPRSQTESATAALDLNSVLSSSPETKATVEKLRKEWKEVKTNPRDNPHGITVYKLSAKDGKGAWFGRYSLHHGMDFGRWEEALRREFKETLKRCEREGKEPGCGNIRGIGAERVVERVEGEEGLMEVFQVSARFGGPTTARDFIALHMTPPVRKETDGDKKKKGMGPRQFMLVSRPVEHPDCPPRSGFIRGVYESVEVIREVPVVKPLRRTRSSGDWGEHDGKDGKDAALRSAKKAIEERQDSEEEDVEMAIEWLMVTRSDPGGSVPRFMVEKGTPGGIVNDAGQFLKWFEAQQQRIDDYETAVDGDHEGEGEEVSKAEGKKPEKIENGGAVDSSVLNQLRDTDHNGEVHRHEKRGEVTPPSGFYGMIASALGAAGSAVASRVATLAGSTIATEDEESLSNDDDDESDTSSELSFASASEGHNAEGGGGDDDVTAAGLLSKADSHNDVASTLSSVSPSSLHSNDDNNSVAHTSHSASLSSQHEKELKKLQERMKKAQAKLERSHQRRHHNHHKESDEAKEEAALQRLKEKHEREIAKQKEKYEREVRRLAEKKQQEEKKKEEKRRKMQEREERADLAMELERTRAERDVGRKEIEILRGQVGDLQRENTMLVARLGKMGVEVGDIYDGGK